From Chryseobacterium shandongense, the proteins below share one genomic window:
- a CDS encoding SPFH domain-containing protein translates to MSLFLIPIIFFGLIILFASFFVVKQETAAIIERFGKFQAVKHSGLHLKLPIIDQIAKRLNLRIQQLDVMIDTKTLDNVFIKMKISVQYQVIRTQVGDAYYRLENPENQITSYVFDVVRAEVPKLKLDDVFVKKDDIAIAVKGELQEAMQSYGYDIIKALVTDIDPDEQVKHAMNRINAAEREKTAAEYESEAQRIRIVAVARAEAESKKLQGQGIADQRREIAKGLEESVRMLNKVEINSHEASALIVVTQHYDTLHSVGASNRSNLVLLPNSPTAASNMLNDLVVAMTAANTVGEVSKGNYPKPPKDHNHNTNTDL, encoded by the coding sequence ATGAGCCTTTTTTTAATACCTATTATTTTTTTCGGATTAATTATTCTGTTTGCTTCATTTTTTGTCGTGAAGCAGGAAACGGCAGCCATCATTGAGCGCTTTGGAAAATTCCAGGCTGTGAAGCATTCCGGGCTTCATCTTAAGTTACCGATTATTGATCAGATCGCCAAAAGATTAAACCTGAGAATTCAGCAGCTGGACGTCATGATTGATACAAAAACACTGGATAATGTTTTTATTAAAATGAAAATTTCGGTTCAGTATCAAGTGATCAGGACACAGGTTGGAGATGCATATTATCGCCTTGAGAATCCGGAAAACCAGATTACGTCTTATGTTTTTGATGTGGTAAGAGCGGAAGTTCCCAAGCTGAAACTAGACGATGTTTTCGTAAAAAAAGATGATATTGCTATTGCTGTAAAGGGCGAATTGCAAGAAGCCATGCAAAGTTACGGTTACGATATTATTAAAGCATTAGTAACGGATATTGATCCTGATGAGCAGGTAAAACATGCCATGAACAGGATCAACGCGGCAGAAAGAGAGAAGACTGCTGCAGAATACGAATCTGAGGCGCAAAGAATAAGAATTGTTGCTGTAGCAAGAGCAGAAGCGGAATCTAAAAAGCTTCAGGGACAGGGGATTGCAGATCAGAGAAGGGAAATTGCAAAGGGACTTGAAGAATCCGTACGTATGCTGAATAAAGTGGAAATCAACTCCCACGAAGCTTCTGCTTTAATTGTAGTTACCCAACATTATGACACCCTCCATTCCGTGGGTGCAAGCAACAGAAGCAACCTTGTTCTTTTGCCCAATTCACCAACTGCCGCAAGTAATATGCTGAATGATCTTGTGGTGGCTATGACGGCCGCCAACACCGTAGGAGAAGTTTCAAAAGGAAATTATCCGAAACCGCCGAAGGATCATAATCATAATACGAATACAGATCTTTAG
- a CDS encoding tetratricopeptide repeat protein, with amino-acid sequence MKSKKILLAAAVFYFGISDAQQSQYFTQKENYRFNLAENLYQTKIYNASQYEYARQYFYNQNLSRSRQEAAQFLDNVIGVILQKNHAEEGLTAFIKEYPNSAYFAQANLPLADYYLAKKDFPKALETLKKVNQYQLSKEENTQYVLKLGYAKFMMGDSKGATDALEEAYKTADESQKGDIAYMLGHLYYSDRQNDKAFQYFDSVKDQPKYSKLVRPYYVQMYYNDKDYDKAISEGTALLNEDISESYKAEVHKIIGESYFMKGDYTSAYPHLKDYLSVQQNPSENDLYEMGFVAAQLKKYDEAVSYYNQLLNSNSALAQNAYYQLGNAYLAVDKKQEALSAFRSSYQMNYDPKVKKLAHEQYAKLSYDIGNPFESSSTVIQNYINENPNTNASEMRSLLVKSYLYSGNYKETLNAIDRLKNSSPEIDKIDQEVSYLLGTEEFNKGNYDEAEQYFLRSLGFSINKEFYNRALYWLGQVYYQKGNYPSAIVRYEKLLNENFPEKQQLPYDLGYAYFKSKKFDQAEQYFTQYLKNPKPEFKNDAELRLGDINYANNNLNEAIAIYDKNEDATDYTLYQKAMALGFKGDTQAKISNLKNLLSKYPDSEYYDDAQYEIGTAYAAQDDFANSNDFFAKVIRNSSDRDLVANASIYRAQNYIDLNQSDKALAELKSLGEQYRNTAYAEKIVQAAKPIFTKNGDVAGYESFAKNIGVNVDASEIDEINLSTAKQYFAKKDYKSAISYYEKYLTQNPTGEGLYQAKYELGESYYQTKNTTKALLVLQEIANVQNDYQDDAQTRLAQIYIAQGDSAEARKYLENIRNSSNVNVKNYANVELMKLYAEEKDFAQAEKLADAVIANSKNSAAVIETAKVIKARSLMNSGKDKDAQTAYASLEKSSNTEVAAESLYAKAFYQNKAKAFKSSNETIFRLANNYSSEEYWGAKALVLMAKNYVGLKDNYQASYTCDQIIENYKDFPEIVAEAKEVKKQIKK; translated from the coding sequence ATGAAATCAAAAAAAATACTCTTAGCGGCTGCGGTGTTCTATTTCGGGATCTCCGATGCACAGCAGTCTCAGTACTTTACTCAAAAAGAAAACTACCGATTCAACCTTGCTGAAAACCTTTATCAGACAAAAATATACAACGCTTCTCAATATGAATATGCCAGACAATATTTCTACAATCAGAATTTGTCCAGGTCAAGACAAGAAGCGGCGCAGTTTCTTGATAATGTAATCGGTGTTATTCTCCAGAAAAATCATGCGGAAGAAGGTTTAACAGCGTTTATTAAAGAATATCCGAATTCGGCTTATTTTGCGCAGGCTAATTTACCTCTGGCTGATTATTACCTTGCTAAAAAAGATTTTCCAAAAGCCTTGGAAACGCTTAAAAAAGTCAATCAATATCAGCTTTCTAAAGAAGAAAATACACAATATGTCCTGAAATTAGGATATGCCAAGTTTATGATGGGAGATTCCAAAGGTGCAACTGATGCTCTTGAAGAAGCCTATAAAACGGCAGACGAATCCCAAAAAGGTGATATCGCCTATATGCTAGGACATTTATATTACTCCGACAGGCAGAATGACAAAGCCTTCCAGTATTTTGATTCGGTAAAAGATCAGCCAAAATATTCCAAACTTGTGCGCCCGTATTATGTACAGATGTATTATAATGATAAGGATTACGACAAGGCGATTTCAGAAGGAACCGCTTTGCTGAATGAAGATATTTCAGAATCTTATAAAGCGGAAGTCCATAAAATTATCGGTGAAAGTTACTTTATGAAAGGAGATTACACCTCGGCTTATCCTCATCTTAAAGATTATCTGAGCGTTCAGCAGAACCCTTCGGAAAACGACCTTTACGAAATGGGATTTGTGGCGGCACAACTTAAAAAATATGACGAAGCGGTTTCCTATTACAATCAATTGTTAAACAGCAATTCTGCACTGGCTCAGAATGCTTATTATCAGCTTGGGAATGCATATCTCGCAGTTGATAAAAAACAGGAGGCTCTTTCTGCTTTCCGTTCTTCATATCAGATGAACTATGATCCTAAAGTCAAAAAACTGGCTCATGAGCAGTACGCCAAACTGAGCTACGATATCGGGAATCCATTTGAAAGCTCATCAACCGTCATTCAGAATTATATCAACGAAAATCCGAATACCAACGCATCGGAGATGAGGTCGCTTTTGGTGAAATCATATTTGTATTCCGGAAACTATAAAGAAACCCTGAATGCCATTGACAGACTTAAAAATTCATCGCCTGAAATTGACAAAATTGACCAGGAGGTTTCTTATTTACTGGGAACGGAAGAATTCAACAAAGGAAATTACGACGAAGCAGAACAGTACTTTCTGAGAAGTTTAGGGTTTAGTATCAATAAAGAATTCTATAACAGAGCATTGTACTGGCTTGGACAGGTGTATTACCAGAAGGGCAATTATCCATCTGCCATTGTACGTTACGAAAAGCTGTTAAATGAAAATTTCCCTGAGAAGCAACAGCTTCCTTATGATTTGGGATATGCTTATTTCAAGTCTAAAAAATTTGATCAGGCGGAACAGTATTTTACCCAATATTTAAAAAATCCAAAGCCTGAATTTAAAAATGATGCGGAGCTTCGTCTGGGAGACATTAATTATGCCAACAACAATCTAAACGAGGCCATAGCTATTTACGATAAAAATGAAGATGCCACAGATTATACATTGTACCAAAAAGCTATGGCATTAGGATTTAAAGGCGATACACAGGCTAAAATTTCCAATCTTAAAAATCTCTTATCGAAATATCCTGATTCAGAGTATTATGACGATGCTCAGTATGAAATCGGGACAGCTTATGCCGCTCAAGATGATTTTGCCAACTCCAATGATTTTTTTGCCAAAGTCATCCGAAATTCGTCAGACAGAGACCTTGTTGCCAATGCTTCCATTTACAGAGCGCAGAATTATATCGATTTAAACCAGAGCGATAAAGCTTTAGCAGAATTAAAATCTCTCGGCGAACAGTACAGAAATACAGCTTACGCTGAAAAAATTGTACAGGCTGCCAAACCAATCTTTACCAAAAATGGCGATGTTGCAGGATATGAAAGCTTTGCAAAAAATATCGGAGTTAATGTAGATGCCTCTGAAATCGACGAAATTAATCTTTCCACAGCGAAACAGTATTTTGCTAAAAAAGATTATAAAAGTGCGATTTCGTATTATGAGAAATATTTAACGCAGAATCCTACCGGAGAGGGTCTTTATCAGGCTAAATATGAGCTTGGCGAAAGCTATTACCAGACAAAAAATACAACCAAAGCATTACTGGTTTTACAGGAAATTGCCAATGTTCAGAATGATTATCAGGATGATGCGCAGACCCGCCTTGCACAGATTTATATCGCACAGGGCGATTCGGCAGAAGCCAGAAAATACCTCGAAAACATCAGAAATTCTTCAAACGTTAATGTTAAAAACTACGCGAATGTAGAATTGATGAAATTGTATGCTGAAGAAAAAGATTTTGCACAGGCAGAAAAGCTTGCGGATGCAGTAATTGCCAACAGTAAAAACTCGGCAGCTGTTATTGAAACTGCTAAAGTGATCAAAGCCAGAAGTCTCATGAATTCAGGAAAAGATAAGGATGCACAAACAGCTTATGCTTCACTGGAAAAATCTTCCAACACCGAAGTTGCTGCAGAATCGCTATATGCAAAAGCATTTTATCAGAACAAAGCGAAAGCATTTAAATCTTCCAACGAAACTATTTTCAGGCTGGCTAATAATTATTCTTCCGAAGAATATTGGGGCGCCAAAGCGCTTGTGTTAATGGCGAAAAACTATGTCGGTTTAAAAGATAATTATCAGGCAAGTTATACCTGCGATCAGATCATTGAAAATTATAAAGATTTTCCGGAGATCGTAGCAGAAGCGAAAGAGGTTAAAAAACAGATTAAAAAGTAA
- a CDS encoding DNA-formamidopyrimidine glycosylase family protein, with product MPEGPSIRLMKESIQKFEGKKVLEASGNAKIDTEILIGKTLKEIKTFGKQTYLVFNDVAVRIHLLMFGSHSVDEQTKPDRQLRLALLFSDGGMYFYTCHVKMVDSQFLAGIDWEADVMSDIWSPKKAEKKLKSNPEMMVCDALMDQDIFSGVGNIIKNEVLFRIGVQPESFLGKMPSAKIKELIKEARNYSFDFLEWKRDFTLKKHWLAHTKKICPKCGQKLIKKQTGLGKRRSFYCEIDQKLYQ from the coding sequence ATGCCCGAAGGTCCTTCCATACGTTTAATGAAAGAAAGCATTCAGAAATTTGAAGGCAAAAAGGTTCTTGAAGCTTCCGGAAATGCTAAAATCGATACAGAAATTCTTATTGGAAAAACCCTTAAGGAAATAAAAACTTTTGGAAAGCAAACATATCTTGTTTTCAATGACGTGGCGGTGAGAATTCACCTGCTGATGTTCGGTTCTCACAGTGTGGATGAACAGACGAAACCTGACCGCCAGCTCAGACTGGCTTTACTGTTTTCAGATGGCGGCATGTATTTTTACACCTGTCACGTAAAAATGGTAGATTCTCAATTCTTAGCAGGTATAGACTGGGAAGCCGATGTCATGAGCGATATCTGGAGTCCAAAGAAAGCGGAAAAAAAATTAAAGTCAAATCCTGAAATGATGGTTTGTGATGCCCTTATGGATCAGGATATCTTTTCCGGGGTCGGGAATATTATTAAAAATGAAGTTCTTTTCAGGATCGGGGTACAGCCGGAAAGCTTTTTAGGAAAAATGCCGTCGGCTAAAATAAAAGAATTAATTAAAGAAGCCAGAAATTACAGCTTCGATTTTCTGGAATGGAAGAGAGATTTTACACTCAAAAAACACTGGCTCGCCCACACCAAAAAGATCTGCCCGAAATGCGGACAAAAACTGATAAAAAAGCAAACCGGACTAGGAAAAAGGAGAAGCTTTTACTGTGAAATAGATCAAAAATTATATCAATAA
- a CDS encoding DUF4377 domain-containing protein translates to MKLKLSVQNLFSVACIFILMQCTTSAKAFTNNEKTLIIGPETADCTGVMPMKCLQVKENDNGAWTNLYTNIEGFTYEPGYEYVLKVKEEKIKNPPADGSSIQYILIREISRIKK, encoded by the coding sequence ATGAAATTAAAATTATCTGTACAAAATTTGTTTTCAGTGGCCTGCATTTTCATCCTGATGCAATGTACAACTTCTGCAAAAGCCTTCACAAATAATGAAAAAACCCTTATTATAGGCCCCGAAACAGCCGACTGTACCGGTGTAATGCCGATGAAATGCCTTCAGGTAAAAGAAAACGATAATGGAGCCTGGACCAATTTATACACCAATATTGAAGGCTTCACCTATGAACCGGGTTATGAATATGTTTTAAAAGTAAAGGAAGAAAAAATTAAAAATCCTCCCGCTGATGGTTCGTCGATACAATATATCCTTATCCGGGAGATTTCAAGAATAAAAAAATAG
- a CDS encoding AAA family ATPase: protein MNLYNLIIQDKEEIALKDVFLDTRNKELITQLIKENTYARELQEYGLPVNNKVLLQGSSGCGKTMTAKAVANELGKNIIILNLSNIVSSRIGETSQNIKMIFDKAARERSVLFLDELDQIGKARGSDDKDVGEMRRLVNTLIQLIDYYPENALLICATNHPEIIDTALLRRFQLTINYEMPSEEFLDSFYNQLLSKFPDDLKNIDQKYNISFAEAKDYAFTVVKGNLIKKLEGEKIKQ, encoded by the coding sequence ATGAACCTCTACAACCTTATCATACAGGATAAAGAAGAAATTGCACTCAAAGATGTATTCCTTGATACGCGCAATAAGGAACTGATTACACAGCTGATCAAAGAAAATACCTATGCCCGGGAATTGCAGGAATACGGACTCCCGGTAAACAATAAAGTATTGCTTCAGGGAAGTTCGGGATGCGGAAAAACCATGACGGCAAAAGCTGTCGCGAATGAATTGGGTAAAAATATTATTATTCTCAATTTAAGCAATATCGTCTCTTCAAGAATCGGGGAAACTTCGCAGAATATTAAAATGATCTTTGATAAGGCAGCCCGGGAGAGATCAGTGCTTTTTCTCGATGAACTGGACCAGATCGGCAAAGCAAGAGGCAGTGACGACAAAGATGTTGGCGAAATGAGACGTCTTGTAAATACTCTGATTCAGCTGATCGACTATTACCCGGAAAACGCTTTGCTGATCTGTGCAACAAACCATCCTGAAATTATAGATACCGCTCTCCTAAGACGTTTTCAGCTTACAATTAATTATGAAATGCCTTCAGAAGAGTTCCTTGATTCATTTTACAATCAGCTGTTATCTAAATTTCCTGATGATCTAAAAAATATTGACCAAAAATACAATATCTCTTTTGCGGAAGCGAAAGATTATGCTTTTACAGTAGTGAAAGGAAACCTTATCAAAAAGCTTGAAGGTGAAAAAATAAAGCAATAA
- a CDS encoding APC family permease produces the protein MSQLFRRKIYSESDTSTSLHRVLGVWDIVFFGIAAIIGAGSFSSLGEAVFRGGPGVILLYLICGFACGFTALCYAEFASRISTAGSAYTYAYASFGELIAWVIGWALIMEYSFGNIYVAFSWSDYLTSFLERLGMHIPDYLTCSYTEAKKAFMNGSENKELINAWKNAPLLGSLKFIVDIPALVINGLITWLCYIGVKESKNFNNVLVILKLAVIVLVVLVGFAYINTDNWTPVNPETQVSSFMPNGFAGVMSAVSGVFFAYIGFDALSVLSEETKDPQRTLPKGMIISLVLCTFIYIALTLVLTGMVDYRKFDGVGDPLSFIFERSNANVAWMELVVSFVAIVAITTVLLVFQMGQPRIWYAMSRDGLMSPKFQTVHPKYKTPSYATVVTGIVVGVPILFTDKSFILDFTSIGTIFAFVLVCAGVLMLPAKEKIKGRFHLPYINGKIIFPVIFIGGIIGFYFWQPEFFHTLMDWKDPKEGEFRASIFFFILINLVLCIFTFIKNFSLIPLIGLSSCLYLLTGMSHDNWFWFGLWFAVGLIIYFCYGYRNSKLRKA, from the coding sequence ATGAGTCAGCTTTTTAGAAGGAAAATCTATTCAGAGTCAGATACATCTACAAGCCTCCACAGGGTTTTGGGTGTTTGGGATATTGTGTTTTTTGGTATTGCGGCGATTATTGGTGCAGGAAGTTTCAGCAGTTTGGGAGAAGCCGTTTTCCGAGGAGGTCCAGGAGTGATTTTACTGTATCTGATTTGTGGTTTTGCCTGCGGATTTACGGCACTTTGCTATGCGGAATTTGCCAGCAGAATCTCTACTGCGGGATCAGCCTATACTTATGCTTACGCAAGCTTCGGAGAACTTATTGCATGGGTAATTGGCTGGGCATTGATTATGGAATATTCCTTCGGAAATATCTATGTGGCATTTTCCTGGTCAGATTACCTAACAAGCTTTTTAGAAAGACTGGGAATGCACATCCCGGATTACCTTACCTGCAGCTATACGGAAGCCAAAAAAGCTTTTATGAACGGTTCTGAAAATAAAGAGCTTATCAATGCCTGGAAAAATGCGCCTTTATTAGGGAGCTTGAAATTCATTGTTGATATTCCGGCTTTGGTGATTAACGGATTGATTACCTGGTTATGTTATATTGGTGTTAAAGAAAGTAAAAATTTCAATAACGTATTGGTGATTCTGAAACTTGCAGTAATTGTATTGGTGGTTTTGGTAGGTTTTGCCTATATTAATACGGATAACTGGACACCGGTAAATCCTGAAACTCAGGTATCGTCTTTTATGCCGAACGGTTTTGCAGGAGTAATGAGTGCGGTTTCGGGTGTGTTTTTCGCTTATATTGGGTTTGATGCTTTAAGCGTACTCTCGGAAGAAACGAAAGATCCCCAGAGAACACTACCCAAAGGAATGATTATTTCCCTTGTACTATGTACATTTATTTATATTGCACTAACCCTGGTTTTGACAGGCATGGTAGATTACCGAAAATTTGACGGAGTAGGTGATCCGCTTTCTTTTATATTTGAAAGGTCAAATGCAAATGTAGCCTGGATGGAGCTTGTTGTGTCATTCGTTGCCATTGTAGCTATTACTACCGTTTTATTGGTTTTCCAGATGGGACAGCCAAGAATATGGTATGCCATGAGCCGCGACGGACTGATGTCTCCGAAGTTTCAGACAGTACATCCGAAATATAAAACGCCTTCTTACGCAACGGTAGTTACCGGAATTGTAGTAGGTGTTCCTATTTTATTTACCGATAAAAGTTTCATCCTTGATTTTACTAGCATCGGAACTATTTTCGCATTCGTGCTGGTTTGTGCAGGAGTTCTGATGCTTCCTGCTAAAGAAAAAATAAAAGGCAGATTTCATCTTCCTTATATTAATGGTAAAATTATATTTCCTGTAATTTTTATCGGAGGAATCATTGGATTTTATTTCTGGCAGCCGGAATTTTTCCATACACTGATGGACTGGAAAGATCCGAAAGAGGGAGAATTCAGAGCTTCTATCTTTTTCTTTATTCTGATCAATTTGGTGTTGTGCATCTTCACTTTTATTAAAAACTTCTCCTTAATTCCATTGATCGGTCTCAGTTCATGCCTTTACCTTCTTACCGGAATGAGCCATGACAACTGGTTTTGGTTCGGGCTTTGGTTTGCAGTAGGACTGATTATCTATTTCTGTTACGGATACAGAAACAGCAAGCTCAGAAAAGCTTAA
- a CDS encoding DUF962 domain-containing protein has protein sequence MSERIKTFKEFYRFYLTEHSKMGTRIFHFIGILLVFFVIGYVISSGKERFLWYVPIFGYGFAWFSHAVIEKNKPATFRYPLWSLISDFKLFFELLIGKEKFTGIPVQKNKEGI, from the coding sequence ATGTCTGAAAGAATAAAAACATTTAAAGAATTTTACCGATTTTATCTCACGGAACACAGCAAAATGGGAACCCGAATTTTCCATTTTATAGGAATTTTATTGGTCTTTTTTGTAATCGGGTACGTTATAAGTTCAGGGAAGGAAAGGTTTTTATGGTATGTTCCGATATTTGGTTACGGTTTTGCATGGTTCAGCCATGCCGTCATTGAAAAGAATAAGCCTGCCACTTTTCGTTATCCGCTGTGGTCATTGATATCTGATTTCAAGCTCTTTTTTGAACTCCTAATCGGTAAAGAGAAATTTACAGGAATTCCGGTTCAGAAAAATAAGGAAGGTATTTAA
- a CDS encoding deoxyguanosinetriphosphate triphosphohydrolase: MNLNQIFTNQRTGNNPNTKASRTDFQRDFDRIIFSSAFRRLQNKTQVFPLPGSVFVHNRLTHSLEVSSVGRSLGSVMGEFIHDQHKNDLTEDAKNFYLHSLGNVVAAACLCHDVGNPAFGHSGEDAIASYFERNESDLKPKFNDREWADLVNFEGNANAIRVLAQQQQGKDAGGIQLTFSTLASIAKYPCEAIARNKGFIHRKKFGFFQNEKDIFLEIAKGTNLISESEEPYIFKRHPFVWLVEAADDICYNIIDMEDAHRLGIVSTADCKNLFFELVKSETDDVQRIENKLNCISNENEQISYLRAKVINALINQSLEMYKQNFDKILEGSLDKALLDLYKTENKTLQDIESFSIEKIYNHKAVVEIENAGYNVMYELLDHFIPSILKHEDERKSYDKKALKLLPQQFVYKNGTDYQKVLGIIDFVSGMTDNYATDLYRKIKGIDIGMTM, from the coding sequence ATGAACTTAAACCAGATTTTCACGAATCAGCGTACAGGCAACAATCCGAATACAAAAGCTTCAAGAACGGATTTTCAGAGAGATTTTGACAGAATTATTTTTTCATCCGCATTTAGGAGACTTCAGAATAAGACTCAGGTTTTTCCTTTACCGGGAAGTGTTTTTGTGCACAACCGTCTTACCCATTCACTGGAGGTTTCTTCTGTGGGACGCAGCTTGGGAAGTGTAATGGGAGAGTTTATCCATGATCAGCACAAAAATGATCTTACCGAAGATGCTAAAAATTTTTACCTCCATAGTTTGGGAAATGTAGTTGCAGCTGCGTGTCTTTGCCATGATGTTGGAAATCCCGCTTTCGGACACTCAGGAGAAGATGCCATTGCCAGCTATTTCGAAAGAAATGAATCTGATCTCAAGCCGAAATTCAACGATAGAGAATGGGCGGATCTGGTAAACTTCGAAGGAAATGCCAATGCCATAAGGGTTTTGGCACAGCAGCAGCAGGGAAAAGATGCAGGAGGAATTCAGCTGACGTTTTCAACACTGGCAAGTATTGCCAAATACCCGTGTGAAGCCATCGCCAGAAATAAAGGTTTTATTCATCGTAAAAAATTTGGTTTTTTTCAGAATGAAAAAGATATTTTCCTTGAAATTGCAAAAGGCACAAATTTAATTTCTGAAAGCGAAGAGCCATATATTTTCAAAAGACATCCGTTTGTATGGCTGGTGGAAGCTGCTGACGATATTTGCTACAATATTATCGATATGGAAGACGCGCACCGCCTCGGAATAGTATCTACCGCCGATTGTAAAAATCTGTTTTTTGAACTGGTAAAATCTGAAACGGATGATGTACAAAGGATTGAAAACAAACTAAATTGTATTTCAAACGAAAACGAACAGATTTCCTATCTCCGCGCTAAAGTAATTAACGCCCTGATAAACCAGTCGCTGGAAATGTATAAGCAGAACTTTGATAAAATTCTCGAAGGAAGTCTGGATAAAGCACTTCTCGATCTTTATAAAACCGAAAATAAAACGTTACAAGACATTGAAAGTTTCTCTATTGAGAAAATATACAACCATAAAGCAGTTGTTGAAATTGAAAATGCCGGCTATAATGTTATGTATGAATTGCTGGATCATTTCATTCCATCAATTTTGAAACATGAAGACGAAAGAAAGTCCTATGACAAAAAAGCATTAAAACTTCTTCCGCAGCAGTTTGTATATAAGAACGGAACCGATTATCAGAAAGTATTAGGAATTATTGATTTTGTTTCAGGAATGACGGATAATTATGCCACGGATCTGTACCGTAAAATAAAAGGAATCGATATCGGGATGACAATGTAA